The genomic window TAAACAACTCTACCCCTTAATTCATCAAATCCCGCACTATGGGTCATAAGATGCGAAGCAGTTACACTTTCTTTAAATGCTGTTGGAACTTTTACTGATTTTAAATACTGGTTAACATCTGTATGCAAATCAATTAAGTTTCTATCTTTAAGTTGAAGAAGTGCAGTAACGGTAAAGGTTTTTGTTATCGAACCAATTCTAAAAATTGTAGAATCGGGATCAATAGGTTTGAGATTTTTACCTAAGGTTGTATATCCATAACCTTTTTTGAGTAATATTTTTCCGTCTTTTACAATGATATAAGAAGCTCCAGGAATTTGCTCCGACTCCATTGTATAAGTTATCAAAGAATCTAGTTTAATTTCTAAATCTTTAATAGTAATTTTTTCTGCTTGCGAACAAACAATAGAAGTTATTAGTATGAATATTATTGAGCAATAAATTCTCATTCTTTTGATTTTAATTGAAGTAAAGATAAAAGTTTATAAGTCATTTCGATGGTAAAGTATTGAATGAAACAAAGAGAAAAGCATTTTGAAATTTCAACGGATTAATTCTGAAGAATTACTAAATTTTTGGTTAAAATAAACTAGCGTAAAAGCTATAGTCAAGAAAAACATCAGTATGAAATTTACATTTCGTAACATTTCTATATGTTGTTCAACCTTGTTTAGAAGATTAAAGTTATTGCGTTCATGTCGAGTTTCTTCTATTGACAACTATATGAATTTATATTTATTCATTCCAAATTTAAATACCATCTCGCTTAATAAAAAAACATCAATAAACTTAGTAGAATTTTTTAAGGCAAAACTATTTCAAAATTCCCATAATACTTCTCTTATTCAATAGAATCACTATTGCGTTAAAGGAATGGTTAATATGTGATTTATATTTGAAACACTACAGTTTCCGGAATAAATTGATCCTGAATATTCATGATGATGCCACGGAAAGATATTTTTAAAAGTCGGAAGATTACTTTTTAATTGAGTGTTTACGATCCCTGGTGCTAAATCTACAATATCAGGAAATACACAGCCTAGTAGTATTGCGGAAATTAAAACCCTATATTTCTTTTGAACGAAATAAATGATTGTTGCAATTAGAAATAAACTGATGAAAAAATCTAATTTTGAATTTATAGGATAGCAGTGTGGAGTGTAGTCCAAAATCCCGTGTGATATTAGTCCAAGTACAAATCCGGAGGATACTTTTCCTATTTTAAATGAATTTATCTCCAAATGGCTAACAGAAGCGATAATCCCTGCACCAATAGAAATATGGAATATTATATTCATTCGTTATAAATCGTATATTATGGTTCTATCAAAGGTAACGACGAGTATTATCTGGAAAATTTTTAAAACTAGTTATCTACCTATTAGTTGTATCCATATTCCTACTATCCCAATAGTTAAACATAAGGGTGTAAACCATTTTGAATCAGCTTTTGCAAATTGGATATTCTTTATTTTTTAAACAATCCCACATATCTAAAATCCCCAATCGCTCTTATCAAAAAAATAAATGGAATGATCCAATACCCATAATTTGCTACCCAGTTCGGGAGATCAATAGTGGTAAGTCCGGATTTTACAAAGTAGAACAATCCGAAAGATACTAAAACAAGAGCTACCACCAAAGTTGCCAATGCTGGTATAGGAGATGGATTTGTCTGATCATCTTTGGTCGGAATAACCTTATCCAATCCCCATTTTCCGCCAAAAAGCCAATAAAAATGAATAAGCCCTAATACCATAAAAATAATGGACAAAAATATGGATAATAGCGTTGTTGTCATATTTGGGCAGTTGAAAAATAAGTATACTTATTCATTTATTTTAACCTGAATAAGCAATTGCCTGGTCATTAATCATATAAGTTGTTTGCTATTTTTATAACTCACCAATTTTTTCAAATTCAAACGGAATTTCGATTTCTGAATTTGAAACTATTGCCTTTATGTTGTCTCCGCTTTTCCAGTATTTAATTTTATTAGGAAAGTCAATTTCGTTATTTACACAGATAAATTGGCTTTCGTTATGTTCTGTCATTTCAAAAATAATACTTTCTTTTTCTTCAGGAACTTTTACAAATAAGTTCCATTTTCCCTTGCTATTTATGAACCTTATCCTTTCTTGTTTTATGGTATCTTTATTCTGCATGGTAAATCCAATCCCGGTATATTCAGTTTTACTATTTTTCGTCCAGTTTTCAAATGTTTCTTTTCCTTCATCATCATTTAATCTTTTCCATTTTCCTACAAGCCAATCAAAATTGGTGGTTTCTTGCTGCTTTTCTACTTGTTTAATTTCTACCTGTTGCTTTTCAGATTTTATGTTGTCTTTTTTGTGATTATTACAGGAAATAATTAAAATTCCGATTAGAATAGTGATTATGTTTCTCATAATATGTGTTTTATATGATATTGGCTTTATATGTTGTTTATACGAGCAGATGAATATAAGGTGTTTTTTGAAAACAATATATAGAATAGCCTAGTGGAGTAAAAGAGTATGTTATTTTAAATACAGCTAAATAAGTAACCTATAGATTACACTTTTTAATTTAAGCGGCTTCATTCATAATTCTCTTTGCATAATAAGGGATTTATCCGTTTCAACTTTCACTTCAAACCCTAATTTGCTATAAAGTCTAAATGCCGGATTTCTTTTATCAACGCTTAATGAGATTGATTTTATGTTCAATTCTTGGTATAATTTGATTATTTCTTCAATCAGTTTGGTTCCAATTCCTTTGTTTCGGTAAGATACTTTTACTGCAATACTTAGTTCAGGCGTTTTGGAATTTATAAATCCGTAACCTTTATCTTTTTCGTTAAAAAGTCTGCCCCAACAAGCTCCTACCAAAGTTTTGTTTTCAATAGCAACTAAACACACATCGGTCTTTTTCAAACCAAAATCAGTAATATATTTTGCTAAATTGGGTTTTTTAATGATAGACTTAGGTAATTGCGGTTGTCCGTCTTCTACAAATATGGCTTCGTAAAGCATCTCCTTTAAAAATTCGATCTCATTATCTGCTATTTTGCGAATGATCAATGTGGTATGTTTAAGAATTATCTAAACTAGAAATCAATTGCTGTCGTTTAGGTTGACTATTTAACTGAACATAAAATTTTATTTTTTCAATAAAAGCCAAATTAAATTTGGCGAACTAAAAATACATAAGGAAATTTCAATCGATTAAAAGACGCGTTATATTACTATACCGGTCAACCAAATTTTTTTATTTCACCGCTACAATTCTAATTCTTTTATAATCCGCAAACCATTTACTATTAATAAGACATTTGTCCTTTATTTTTTCCTGTACTTCATTTTTAATTTCTTCTTGATGATTCTCCAAAACTCCAATAAAAAAGCTTTCTGCGAACATAGAAAGCCAATCTTTGATCCCAGATTTTTCATCCGCGAGTTCAGTGGGTCGGTCATAATGTTCTGCGGAAAGAACTTTAAATCCACCTGATTCAAGCGCAGTAGCATACTCCCCAATGGAAGGAAAATACCATAAGTCCAAATTAGCTTGGTTGTTATAACCTCTTATTTTTAGTGAGTTTCGCAATTCAGTAATTAGGGTCTGTACGTTTCCCTTACCCCCAAATTCAAGAACAACTTTTCCATTGGTTCTTAAATTATTGTACATACATTCTATAGAACCCTTAACATCTTTTACCCAATGTGCTTGTTGCACAAGATAGTAAAAAGCTAACATTGGGTTAATATGTTTAGTTCATTGATTTACTATCTTGAAGTATGCAAGGCAAGAAGATATATCAGGAGAAGTTGTTCAATAGTTTCCAGCTTAGTGACCGTGTTGGCAAAGGTAATTTCTACCGCAGGCTTAAAGAGGCTTTGGACCTGGACTATTTATACAATCTTACTTCAAAGTTTTATGGTTCTAGCGGTCAAAAAAGTATTGATCCAGTGGTTTTCTTCAAACTCTGTTTGGTAGGTTATCTGGAGAATATCATAAGTGACCGCAAGCTTATTGAACACTGTAGTATGCGACTGGATATTCTTTATTTTTTAGGGTATGATATTGATGAAGAACTTCCTTGGCATTCGACTATCTCGAGAACACGTCAGTTATTTCCGGAGTCCATATTTGAAGAGGTCTTTACAAAAGTACTTGAGTTGTGTATGGAAAAAGGTATGGTCAGTGGTCACACCCAAGCTATTGACAGCGCCCCTGTTAAAGCTAATGCATCAATGGATAGTTTAGAGCTTAAAGTCCCAAACCAAGATCTGGATGCCCACCTGGCAGAAGTACGCCATATCAGTGAAAGGGATAAACAAACCTTCAGAAAAGCCAAGC from Aquimarina sp. ERC-38 includes these protein-coding regions:
- a CDS encoding DUF6265 family protein — translated: MRNIITILIGILIISCNNHKKDNIKSEKQQVEIKQVEKQQETTNFDWLVGKWKRLNDDEGKETFENWTKNSKTEYTGIGFTMQNKDTIKQERIRFINSKGKWNLFVKVPEEKESIIFEMTEHNESQFICVNNEIDFPNKIKYWKSGDNIKAIVSNSEIEIPFEFEKIGEL
- a CDS encoding DUF3995 domain-containing protein, giving the protein MTTTLLSIFLSIIFMVLGLIHFYWLFGGKWGLDKVIPTKDDQTNPSPIPALATLVVALVLVSFGLFYFVKSGLTTIDLPNWVANYGYWIIPFIFLIRAIGDFRYVGLFKK
- a CDS encoding GNAT family N-acetyltransferase; translated protein: MIIRKIADNEIEFLKEMLYEAIFVEDGQPQLPKSIIKKPNLAKYITDFGLKKTDVCLVAIENKTLVGACWGRLFNEKDKGYGFINSKTPELSIAVKVSYRNKGIGTKLIEEIIKLYQELNIKSISLSVDKRNPAFRLYSKLGFEVKVETDKSLIMQREL